In Chitinophaga oryzae, the sequence GGCAACAAAGAGTTCAAAACAAGGGGGCTGGACAGTGACCAGACCGTGTCTGCCATTAAAGCCACCCAGAAAATGCTCAACTTAATCTGATTTTATTATCATGGCAACCAAACATATTTTAATTGTTCCCGGCGACGGGATCGGACAGGAAGTAACGGCCGTAGGTAAAAAGGTACTGGACAAGATCGCAGCCCGCTTCGGCCACACGTTCACCTATGACGAAGCCCTCGTGGGCCACGCCGCCATAGAAGCCACCGGTAACCCTTTGCCCGACGAAACGCTGACCAAAATGCGCGCCTCCGACGCCATCCTGTTTGGCGCCGTAGGCCATCCTAAATACGACAACGACCCTTCTGCCAAAGTAAGGCCGGAACAGGGGCTGCTGAAAATGCGCAAAGAGCTGGGCCTCTACGCCAACCTGCGCCCCATCAAACTGTTTGACGAGCTGCTCGACGCTTCCAGCATCAAGCCGGAGATCCTGAAAGGGGCCGACATTCTTTTCTTCCGTGAACTGACCGGCGACATCTACTTCGGTGACAAAGGCCGCAAAAACAACGGCGATACCGCTTTCGACATTGCAGAATACAGCCGTTTCGAAGTAGAGCGCATCGCCCGCAAAGCCTTTGAGGCCGCCCGCACCCGCCGCAAAAAACTCTGCTCCGTTGACAAAGCCAATGTGATCGAGACCTCCCGGCTGTGGCGCGAAGTAATCCAGAAGATCGCCCCCGAATATCCTGACGTGGAGGTGGAACACCAGTTCGTAGACGCCACCGCTATGCTGCTGATCAAGGACCCACGCCGTTTCGACGTGGTGGTGACCGCCAACCTCTTCGGCGATATCCTCACCGATGAAGCTTCCCAGATCGCCGGCTCCATGGGCATGCTCGCTTCCGCTTCTGTTGGCGATGGTACCGGTGTATACGAACCGATCCACGGTTCCGCGCACGACATCACCGGCAAAGGCGTTGCCAACCCGCTGGCCTCTATCCTCTCCGCCGCGCTGCTGCTGGACATCTCCTTCGGCATGAAAGCGGAATCCGAAGCGGTGATCACGGCGGTAGACCAGGTGCTGAAAGCCGGTTTCCGTACCCGCGATATCGCCAACGCACAAACGCCGGCCGATATGATCAAAGGCACCGACGCCATCGGGGAAGAAGTACTGCAGCGTATTTAATCCCGCAAAGCGCGCAAAGAAAGCAGAGCACGCAAAGGATTGTGTTTATTAAGATAATAAGAGAGCAAAGGAGATCAACCTCTTCCTTTGCTCTTTTTTTATGGTTATATTTTCTTTGCGCTCTTTGCTTTCTTTGCGTTCTTTGCAGGAAAACATATCTTATGGGACCGTTGATTATTTCTGCCTCTATACACGTGGCCAAACCGCCGCAGGAAGTTTTTGAAGCCATCATTGATCCAAAGAAAATGAGCAATTATTTTATCGCCTCCGGCAGCGGCCGCATGGAGGAAGGAGAAACCGTGGTATGGCGGTTCGCTGAAGAAGATGTGAATTATGATATCCCGGTGAAGAAGGTGATAAAAGACAGCGAGGTCCATTTTGAATGGGAAGGGGCCCCGCAGCACCGGACACAGGTAAAAATAGCGCTGTCGCCTTCCGGAAGCGGCGGAACAGTGGTGCATGTCACCGAAGGGGAACTCCCGCTGGACGCCAAAGGGCTGAAATGGTTCTCACAAAACACTTTCGGCTGGGCCAACTTCCTTGACTGCCTGAAGGCTTACCTCGAGTATGGCATTAACCTGCGCAAGGGCGCTTTTGACGATATGCAGGCATAAAAGCGGGCAAAAAAAGACCGGCGCCTGCGTGCCGGTCTTCCACTGTATACAGATTATTTTTATTCGATCTCCAGTTTGCGGAGCACATTGTTGACCACCCTGTCGCACCGGATAAGATGGAACGGGAAGACCACATCGTTTTTGTAGAAGTTGGAAATATGTTCGCGCAGCATCATTTTAGCCCTGATCTGGCGGACTTTCACGTTTACCCTGGAGATGTCGAGCACTTTAGCGGTTTCCGCCACATTGAGATGTTCCAGTTCCCGCAGCACGAAAACGGCCCGGTACTTTTCCGGAATACTCAGCAGTGCTTTCTCCAGCACTTCACCCAGCTCTTTGTTGATGACAGTGTCCACAGGTGTTCTAGTTTTGGCCATATCCTGACCCTGCTCCACAGCTGAAATATCCTCGCTGGCTGCCCGCTGCGCTCTTTTGAGATGCTGGTGGCACTCGTTGATCATAATCCTCTTCAGCCACGTAGCAAAAGCGGCTTCCTGCCGGAATTTGTCCAGGTGCTGATAGGCATTGATGTAGGTCTGTTGCATCACGTCCTCCACATCCATGTCGTTGTTCAGGAAAGACATCCCGATCCGGAACAGGCTCGCGTTATAACGCCGCATCAGCAGCTCGTACAACCGTTTCTCTCCTGCCAGCACCCTGGCGATAATTTCATTGTCAGTAAGCGTGTCAATAGGTTGAATGATACTCATTATCAGTTATTAGATGGTTAAAGTGAAAATAAGTTACAAAAAATGACAACATTTTGTAACCTTTTATGAAATCTGTACTCTAATCCATATCGACAGGCATATAAAAGCCTGGCTATTAACCTGAATAACCCAGAAAAGCGCAAACTAAAACTATGACGACAGGCCAAGAATCCCGGCAGAACAACGTATCCCTGCCTCCTTTAACCCATGAGCGCCTGCAGGAGTTGAAACAAACTCCTCAGGGACAGCGTATTATGCAGGAAACTTTCCAGGTCTTTCCCGAACTGGTCAAATCCCTTACCGCCAACTTACAGGAGAAACTCACCCGTTATGAACAGGCCCGTACCAAAAGTACCGGCATTCCGGACGGACTCACTTTAAGTATGCTGGTGGATGATTACCAGTTCCTGGAGTTTGTACAGCATATTATGTTCGTGAAATGGAGAGAAGAGAAAAACAACCGGTACTATACCGTTGATACACAGGTGAATTGATTGATTTTTTCATGCACGCGCGGTACTTGTTCTCAGCAGGTACAGATCGCCGTGCCCGAATTGCAGGGTCTGATATACCTCAAAGCCTCTTTTCGTATACCAGTTAACGTTGTCAATCATCGAAGTTTCCAGGTATACGGGGCGTTGCCCATGTGCGAGGAGCTGCCGGAGCAGGCGGCTGCCTGTTCCCTGGCGTTGTTCACCCGGCAACACCCCGATGAACCATAAATAGTTGATGGGCGTAGCCGGATACGCTGCTTTTATCCGGACCTCGCGCTGCATCACCCGGCGGACCCGCCCCGGTCCGATCACATTCAGGGCCAGCCGCAGGTCCAGCAGTATGGTTTTCAGCGTCGTCTTTTTCCGGTCGGGGAATAAGGTGAGCGCGCAGGCCTGCCGGTCCTCCGACAGGTATACCCTGCCAAACAACATACACAGTTCAAAGGAATATGCCATCAACGCCCTGATACGGGCTATTCTCCCGCGGCCCTGGCGGACCACGTAATTAACGCTTTTATTATCTGCAAAAGCGGCGGTCAGTATCCTGACGACCGTTTCCTTATCGGTGTATGCTGCCTTGATCATAACAGCCCTGAAGGTATGGAATATACGGCTGGCGTTGACAAGGTCAAATATATTTTTGAGAGAAGATAATTTCCTGTTATTTTTGCGCCCTATGAGATACTGAGCAACCATATACTCTTCCGGCATCCTGCCTGTTATTTGATGCGGCGCGCTTCTATCGCCGTGCATTTCTCATGTTTTAGCTTATATATTCTGATGCGATCTGCGTATTACCGTTCCCGTTTGTTATTTATTGTTTTGGTGGTGGTGATAGACACCGCTGGTTTTGGTTTGATTTTCCCGGTGCTGCCGCAGCTACTCCGGGAGCTGCTTCATGCAGACATAAGCACCGCCGCCCGTTACGGCGGATGGCTGGCTTTCGCCTATGCGGCGATGCAGTTTGTATTTGCGCCGGTGCTGGGCGGACTGAGCGACCGTTACGGCCGGCGGCCTGTCCTGCTGTGTTCCCTGCTGGGCTTTTCCGTTGACTGTCTCTTTCTCGCCTTCGCCCCGAATGTGACATGGCTGTTCGCCGGCCGTGCCATTGCAGGCATCACCGGCGCCAGTTACGCCGTAGCTTCCGCCTGCGTGGCCGACATTAGCACCGATGAAAACCGTACCCGCCACTATGGACTGATCAATGCCGCCTTTGGCCTTGGCTTTATCATCGGCCCCGTCATTGGCGGCGCGCTGGGCCGCTGGGGTACGCATACCCCTTTTATGGCGGCTGCAGTACTGAGCTTCTTCAATTTCGTGCTTGGATATTATTTCTTTCCTGAGTCATTGCCCCTCACCCATCGCCGGGCTTTTGAATGGAAGCGCGCCAATCCCTTTGGCGCCTTGCAGCACCTGGTGCGGTTCCCACTGGTGAAATCGCTGATCTTTTCCATGATGCTGGTATCTTTCGCCACCCATAGCATGGAGAGCGTGTGGGCTTTCTTCACCATAGAGAAATTTAAATGGAGCAACCTGCTGGTGGGTTATTCGCTGGCGTTTGTCGGTGTATTGTCCATCATCTCCCAGACCTGGCTGGTAGGCGTGCTCTCCAAACGGCTCAGCGACAGGCAGATGGCTGTCACCGGCCTGTTATGTATGATCACCGGCTTCCTGCTGTTTGCCTTCGCCGGATGGCAATGGGTGCTGCTGCCCGCCCTGGTGATTTACATCGCCGGCAGCATACAGGGCACCGCTATGCAGAGCATTATGGCCGGCGCCATGCCCGACAACGAGCAGGGAGAGCTGCAGGGCGGGCTGGGCAGCCTGATGGGCCTCACTACCCTGCTGGCACCTCCGTTGCTGACCAGCAGCTTCGCCTGGGCCACAGCGCGTACGTCGCCTGTATATTTTCCCGGTATGCCTTACCTGATAGCCGGTATACTGACGTTTTTCAGTTTGTTGCTGCTGGTGAGAGGGTTCAGGAAGACGGCGCGGTGAGAATGTCCCAAAGCAAACACACCCTCAACTATTCAATAAAATTATTGAATAGTTGATTTTTCCGTATTTTTGCAGCTTATGAAAACGACTGCGAGAAAATTCAAAGACACCGTTTATGTGGAGCTGGCCAAGACCGCGAAAGCGCTGGGCAATCCGCATCGTATGGAAATCATTGATTTGCTGGCGCAGGGGCCATTCACCGTAGAGACCATCGCCCGTTATACCGGCATGACCATCGCCAACACCTCCCAGCACCTGCAGGTGCTGAAAAATGCGCAGCTGGTGGCCATCAGCCGCAAAGGCAATTATATCTACTACCAGTTGACCGGCGAAAACGTATACGCCGCCTGGGCATCGCTGCGCGAACTGGGCATGACGCACAACGCCGAAGTGAAAAAAGCGATCGACGATTACCGCAAAGGTTTCCATAACGGCGACGCGGTAAGCGCCGAAGAGCTGCTGAAGAAAGTACAGGCCGGCGATGTTATCGTGCTGGACGTAAGACCGGAAGACGAATATCACCGCGGGCACATCCACCGGGCTATCTCCATACCGCTGGACCAGCTGCAGGCCCGCATCCGCGAGCTGTCCAAAAAGCAGGAGATCGTAGCCTATTGCCGCGGGTCCCTCTGTATGCTGGTGGAAGAAGCGGTCACCCTGCTTAAACAACAAGGCTATAAAGCCAGAAAATTTGATGACGGATACAAGGACTGGGCCCTCAAAGGGTACCCTACTGCTATGACAATGTAAGGAGATGAGTTATCTGAAAAATACTTTCCGGGAAGTCAGCAACCCGCACGACTTTAAACAGGAATACCTGTCCAGCCCCGAGCACTCTTTCTGCGAGGCTTGTGATAATATTGCCCGAAAACAGACCAGCAATTTCCTTGAGATCGCCACGCTGGAACAGCTGAAGCGCCTGCACAAAAACGAAACGTTTGCCGGCACCCGCCGTAAGTTTTACACCATGGTATTACTGACAGCTGGCAGCGTGCAGGAGACCATTGGCTATAACACTTACACCTTCGACGCCGGGGTGCTCTATTTCATTCCGGAAAACCAACTGCACACCATTCACCACTGGAGCGAAGATGTAAAGGGCTATCATTGCATCTTTGACGCCGATTACTTCCTGCTCTGTCTAAAAAACCAGGTCAAGCTGCATCAGTACCCTTTTTTCCAGCATGATAAAAAACCGTTTATCCGCCTCTCTGCGGAAGAGTCGGCGCTGGTAGCCGGACTGTTTGACAAACTGCGGAAAGAGTATTGCAACCGGCAGACTTTCAACGACGACCTGCTGGTACGGCTGTACCTCAACGTACTGCTGATAGAAACCGAACGTATTTTTCTGTCGCAGCAAAACGACAGCGATCCGTACCTGCCCCGCAAAGAACAGCTCGTCGCCTCGTTCAAAAACCTCGTTACCAGACATTTCCAGGAATACAAACAGGTATCAGACTATGCCAAACTGCTGTTCGTGAACCCGCACCACCTGAATGATACCGTCAAGGAAATCACGGGTAGTCCGGCCAGCAGCTTTATTCACCGGCAGCTGATCACCGAAGCCAAAGCGCAGCTCATCCAGGGCACCGAAACCATTGCCGGCATTGCCGGTTATCTCAATTTCGCCGATCAATCTTATTTCTGCCGGTTCTTCAAAAAACAAACAGGCGTTACCCCCTTGCAGTACCGCAACGGGCACCGTCATCATGGTGTTTAAAAGCTGCCATTTGTACTAAAAGTCCGGCGGAACGTGTAATGCTCCCGCCGGCAGCCTCCCCTAATTTTGCTGGTATAAAAAAGAGATGATATGAGCCAGCAACACGCCACTTTATTACAGTTCTTTGCCAACTGGTGTTATCCCTGCAAAGTACTGACCCCCGTCGTGAACACGGTGGAATCCACCATGAGCGATCAACTCCGTGTCAGCCGTATTGATATTGACCAGGAAGAAGATCTCGCGGGCCGTTTTCATATTATGGCAGTACCTACTTTGGTACTGATGCAGAATAACCAGGAAATATGGCGTCATACCGGCGTCCTGTCTGAAAAGGAATTAAAAACAGCGCTGGGAACAGCGCTGTCAGGCAAGCTATAATTAGCAATGGTTGGTTTCTGTTTATTCAGAAAAGCATAAGAAAAAGGTGGTTTAACAGGGGAAACCGGTCACTGCATCCCCTTTCATTTTTTCATCGGTACCAATGTCCGTAGTGATGATGATGGTAATGCGGGCGGTGATAATACCCCGGCCGGTCATGGACCACCAGGCAGCTGGTCAATCCTCCTGCCAACACCAACGCCAGGATGACAAATTTTAATGTTTTCATCGTAAAGCATTTTGTTGTGATGTATTGGCGGCTCCCTAAAACCCTGCAGCGGTTCGGGTTCCTTGGGGATAATAATGACAAAAGTGTGCCAGAGTGGAGTACGGAGTGTTATTTAGTGTTAAGGGCGATGTATTACATAAAGTGTGTCAGTAAAAAGTTTATTAACTTTAAACTGATAATACAATATGGAAAAGCAAAACTTTGATTTCGAAGCCTTCAAGAAGCAAGCGGCAAGCCGTTTGAAGAATGGAGATACGCTTTTAGGTAAAGATGGCGTGCTAACGCCATTGCTAAAAGAGTTTCTTAAAGGTGCCCTGGATGGCGAGTTGGAAGCGCATATTGAAGATGAAGGAGATGCCAACCGGAAGAACGGTAAAGGGCGTAAACAGGTAAAGACCGCCGTAGGGTCGGTAGATATTAACCCTCCGCGTGATCGTAATGGGACGTTTGAGCCTGAGCTTGTTCCCAAGCGTCATAAGACTCCGGGGGTAGATCTGGATAGACAGATCATTTCTCTGTATGCCCGTGGCGCTAGTTATAGCGATATCCGTGATCACCTGATGGATATGTATGGCTTGGAGGCATCTACAGCCACAATAAGCCGGCTTACAGATAAAAATCCTGCCTTTGATACAGGAGTGGCATAGTCGTCCGTTGGAACGGGTTTACCCGTTCGTATGGTTAGTGCAATACACTACAAAGTTCGTCATGAGGGGCGGGTTGTCAGCCGGGCTGTTTACTTCATCATTGGCCTTAATCAGGAGGGCTACAAAGAGTTGCTGGGTATGTATATTGGCGAGAATGAAGGTGCTAAATTCTGGCTGCAGGTGTTAACTGATTTTATGGAAATCATGACTTTGGTTGACAGTTTTTATCTTGTCAATCAAATGTCTATTTATGAGCCCAAAGGAACTATCTGATATTCGTAGAAAGCTTAGAATAATTCAACACGGCCAGGAGTCGGGGAATGTATCAAAAACCTGTCGGTACTTTGGTATATCCAGGGAAACCTGCTATAAATGGAAGAAAGACTATGAAAGTAAGGGAGAAAGCGCCTTAGTTAATAGTAAGCCCTGTCCTGAAAATCCGAAGCTACGTATAGCAGCCGATATTGAAGCTCAGATCATACACTTAAGAACTACTTACCATTTAGGGCAACTGCGAATATCATGGTACATGAAGCGTTACCATGATATTGCTGTTTCACCAGCTGGAGTATACAATGTTCTTAAGAGAAATGGGCTGAATAAATTGCCACAAAATCAGCGGAAAAGGTCCACAGTTTAAAAGATATGAAAAACAGGTGCCGGGGCATAGAATCCAGGTTGATGTCAAATTTTTATCCTTTACTGATAGGTCCTCCGGGAAGGAGGTTAAACGCTTCCAATACACCGCAATTGATGACGCAACGAGAGCTCGAGCTCTGAAAATATATAGCAAACATAATCAAAGCTGCGCAATTCAATTTGTAGACTATATACGGAGCAAATTCCCATTCCGGATTCATACTATTCAAACTGACAACGGGCATGAATTTAAGTCTCAATTTCATTGGCATTGCGAAGACTTGGGAATTCGGCATGTTTACATCAAGAAAGCCAGTCTACATCTAAACGGTAAAGTAGAACGGTCTCATTTGACCGATCAGTAGAAGTTTTACCAACTACTTGATTACACAGATGACATCGACATCAATAAGAAATTACAGGAGTGGGAGAACTTCTACAACTGCCATAGACCCAATGCTGCACTGAAGGGCAAAACTCCCTACGAAATTCTTAGAGAACGGCTACAATCTAAAACATAGCCATTGTTTGAAACCCCTGCCGGGATGGGGAATGGCGCGGCAGCAGCGCCATTCCCCTTAAAACAGATTTAAAATCCAGTTCAAAAATATATATTTGCTCTGTCAACCGTAGTCCGAGTATTCACACAAATATTATTGAAGGCTTCCATAGGCAACTTCGCGCTGTTACAAAACCGAAAGGGTCTTCCAGTCAGAAGACGCCCTTATGAAACTCTTATTCCTTGTTCAGGAGAATATATGTGCCAAGTGGAACAAGCCAGTACACAACTGGAATCAGACATTAGCGCAATTATCAATTATATTTAGTGATTGATTGAAACTTAATCTTTAATTACCGTGACACACTTTATGTAATACTACCGATGTTACCAATCGGTTTCATATTCTTCCACCCATGACAGACTATCAGGAAAGGGAATAGAGAACTTCTTAAATTTTTTTGCTGTAATTAATATTTGGCTATTATCTATATCTGCTGAGTCGTATGCAACTGGAAATTGCTTACCTACAATACTATACTCGCCAGAGCGATGTAATTCGGGGTAAACATCAGTACTATAATACATTTTGCCATTTACCTCATAAGAATACTTCACCGATCCACCAGGCCCTCGAGGATTGACTTTATATTCCAATGCTGTTCCTACAGTCAGTATATAATGCTGCTTCAATCGACTACGCATCATGCTATACCTGACGCCCAAACAAAGCATTGCACCCAAGATAAGATAAGGGAGCGCTCGATTTATTCTTCGCAAAATTCCAATTATTTTCCTTTTCATAAACCTACGTTATGAGGGTAATGTAAGAAATCAACGTTTAAAACAATGTGGCTATTTCTTCTTTTTTTTATTTTTCACGTCCTTACTTTGATCATATAATGCGATTTGAATTATCTGCCACACAGAGTTCATTTGAGTTGCTGTCAATGACGCTGCACCAAAATCAATTGTTATTGCTCCGCTTCTCTTAAGTGCACCATTAAGTGCTGCAGCACCGCCTTTACTACCTAAACGGAGAAAACCTGCGCCCTCACCTGCAGCTGTTCCGGCAATACCAAATGCTGCACTTTCGATTAGAAAAGTTTTTGCATTCTTCTCGCCGAAAACAAAAGAACCATCAAATCCTCTCGCTATATCGCCCTTCTTAACGTTACTGAGCCGAAAATCCAATGCACTTGCTGCCACGGCGGCAGCTACAGGATTCTTCAAAAACATACCGGATATTGGACTCGTCCAATTTACATCCATAAGTCTACCAGAAAATGTATTCTGACTCTCGTTTGTAACCATTTGTGCCGCAACGTCTCCCACTGCCATACCTCCACCGACCCATGAAGCCGACTGAATGCCTCCGGTTATACCCGATGCTCCCGCAAATAAAATAGTAGACATGCCAAGGGCAAAATTATTAGAAACACTGATAAGTCCTTCTGCTCTTGACTTATTAATATCCTCCCTAAATTTTGGAACAAACTCCTTCCAGGGACTTCCATCTTTAGAATAAAAATAAACGTCTCCGTACTCTCCCCGGCGCATGCTAACCCACGAGTTGTCAAGCAGAAATGCTTTCTGTCCGCTAGGATAAGTATGGGTACGTGCCTTGCTCAAATCATACGACTCAATTGCATTTTCGGGTTCGAGACCATCCAGATCAACATTCATGATAGGGTCGTTACCAGCATATTGGTAAGGGCTCAGGTAAGGAAAATCCATTGAAATGGGGTCTAGTCTAAAGAATCTGCCAATCTGTGGGTCATACTCTCTCATGCCGTAGTCATACCAGTCCAGGCCACCACCATCAGAAAACTCCTTATTATTTAAGACCTTACCGTTAAAGCGATGTTTATTCTCCTGTCCCTTTACTGCGGCAGAACTGATACCTGCCATCGTCAATCCGTACGGATAATAGTGCGTTTCCTCCAGGATACGGCCAGCCGTATGCGCAACCACCATGTTGTCAAAAAATACGTCCTGCTGAGTTTCATTGCTGACATACACATACAGAAAACCGTTTTTTGTGATAGGCATTGCATCCTGTGCAAGTGTCTGCAGTTGATCTGGCTCAGCTTTCACTTGCTTTACACCGCTATTTTGCTCTACCAGATTAAACTGGTCATCAAAAAGAATAAAGTTCAGATATGCTTTAGGTTTATCGGGGTGGGCAGCGTCGTTATCTTTTTCTTTTAACTTTTGATAATCATTATTGTAAAAATTGGTATTAAATGGTGTTTGAACAATGTCTGCACTATTACCGTGGTGTAATTCCCCTGACCGCTGCCCGCCGAAAGCAGCTACCAGGTCTGTCAGCATATTTTCTGACAGCGGTGTACCTGCTTTATTATTGAGGGGTTGCCCGGATTTGTAAAATGCATTAACACCAATTCTGACACTATCTCCCGCCATCACTTTCAAGACAAGAGAAGGCCCAATTTTTTTTCCTGTTGCCTGCGCATTCAGCTTTGCTACCGACTTATTTCCTGTACTCTGACTGTCCGGATATCCTACTGGCTTCGGCGATCTGGTATTATCCACGTTGCTGAATATGGCGGTTTCTTTAAGCGCACTTTCCGTCTCCATTGTTGCAGTGTACAAGCTGGTAGCTGATTGTTCAGTTAACACTACCCTGATATTTCCCAGATGGTCTCTCTCAAAGTAGTCATATACGTACTCAACAGGTGCACCCGGTTTTTCTACTGTACGGATGCGACCTTCTTCGTGGCCTATTTGCTGTAACTTGTTATCCCTATACTCGAATGATCCTGTATAATCGGTAACTATTTCCTTAGCGGAACCAGTGGTATTGTCTTTTACCACTTTCCGCCATTTCCTGCCGCCCGCATCGTAGTAGAATCTAATAGAGCCTTTTCCCGCGACTGTCACCAGCTCCGGAAGGTTTAG encodes:
- a CDS encoding thioredoxin family protein is translated as MSQQHATLLQFFANWCYPCKVLTPVVNTVESTMSDQLRVSRIDIDQEEDLAGRFHIMAVPTLVLMQNNQEIWRHTGVLSEKELKTALGTALSGKL
- the leuB gene encoding 3-isopropylmalate dehydrogenase — translated: MATKHILIVPGDGIGQEVTAVGKKVLDKIAARFGHTFTYDEALVGHAAIEATGNPLPDETLTKMRASDAILFGAVGHPKYDNDPSAKVRPEQGLLKMRKELGLYANLRPIKLFDELLDASSIKPEILKGADILFFRELTGDIYFGDKGRKNNGDTAFDIAEYSRFEVERIARKAFEAARTRRKKLCSVDKANVIETSRLWREVIQKIAPEYPDVEVEHQFVDATAMLLIKDPRRFDVVVTANLFGDILTDEASQIAGSMGMLASASVGDGTGVYEPIHGSAHDITGKGVANPLASILSAALLLDISFGMKAESEAVITAVDQVLKAGFRTRDIANAQTPADMIKGTDAIGEEVLQRI
- a CDS encoding sigma-70 family RNA polymerase sigma factor, with the protein product MSIIQPIDTLTDNEIIARVLAGEKRLYELLMRRYNASLFRIGMSFLNNDMDVEDVMQQTYINAYQHLDKFRQEAAFATWLKRIMINECHQHLKRAQRAASEDISAVEQGQDMAKTRTPVDTVINKELGEVLEKALLSIPEKYRAVFVLRELEHLNVAETAKVLDISRVNVKVRQIRAKMMLREHISNFYKNDVVFPFHLIRCDRVVNNVLRKLEIE
- a CDS encoding ArsR/SmtB family transcription factor, whose translation is MKTTARKFKDTVYVELAKTAKALGNPHRMEIIDLLAQGPFTVETIARYTGMTIANTSQHLQVLKNAQLVAISRKGNYIYYQLTGENVYAAWASLRELGMTHNAEVKKAIDDYRKGFHNGDAVSAEELLKKVQAGDVIVLDVRPEDEYHRGHIHRAISIPLDQLQARIRELSKKQEIVAYCRGSLCMLVEEAVTLLKQQGYKARKFDDGYKDWALKGYPTAMTM
- a CDS encoding TCR/Tet family MFS transporter, with product MLFIVLVVVIDTAGFGLIFPVLPQLLRELLHADISTAARYGGWLAFAYAAMQFVFAPVLGGLSDRYGRRPVLLCSLLGFSVDCLFLAFAPNVTWLFAGRAIAGITGASYAVASACVADISTDENRTRHYGLINAAFGLGFIIGPVIGGALGRWGTHTPFMAAAVLSFFNFVLGYYFFPESLPLTHRRAFEWKRANPFGALQHLVRFPLVKSLIFSMMLVSFATHSMESVWAFFTIEKFKWSNLLVGYSLAFVGVLSIISQTWLVGVLSKRLSDRQMAVTGLLCMITGFLLFAFAGWQWVLLPALVIYIAGSIQGTAMQSIMAGAMPDNEQGELQGGLGSLMGLTTLLAPPLLTSSFAWATARTSPVYFPGMPYLIAGILTFFSLLLLVRGFRKTAR
- a CDS encoding SRPBCC domain-containing protein, which translates into the protein MGPLIISASIHVAKPPQEVFEAIIDPKKMSNYFIASGSGRMEEGETVVWRFAEEDVNYDIPVKKVIKDSEVHFEWEGAPQHRTQVKIALSPSGSGGTVVHVTEGELPLDAKGLKWFSQNTFGWANFLDCLKAYLEYGINLRKGAFDDMQA
- a CDS encoding DUF669 domain-containing protein, with translation MTTGQESRQNNVSLPPLTHERLQELKQTPQGQRIMQETFQVFPELVKSLTANLQEKLTRYEQARTKSTGIPDGLTLSMLVDDYQFLEFVQHIMFVKWREEKNNRYYTVDTQVN
- a CDS encoding GNAT family N-acetyltransferase → MHGDRSAPHQITGRMPEEYMVAQYLIGRKNNRKLSSLKNIFDLVNASRIFHTFRAVMIKAAYTDKETVVRILTAAFADNKSVNYVVRQGRGRIARIRALMAYSFELCMLFGRVYLSEDRQACALTLFPDRKKTTLKTILLDLRLALNVIGPGRVRRVMQREVRIKAAYPATPINYLWFIGVLPGEQRQGTGSRLLRQLLAHGQRPVYLETSMIDNVNWYTKRGFEVYQTLQFGHGDLYLLRTSTARA
- a CDS encoding helix-turn-helix domain-containing protein — protein: MSYLKNTFREVSNPHDFKQEYLSSPEHSFCEACDNIARKQTSNFLEIATLEQLKRLHKNETFAGTRRKFYTMVLLTAGSVQETIGYNTYTFDAGVLYFIPENQLHTIHHWSEDVKGYHCIFDADYFLLCLKNQVKLHQYPFFQHDKKPFIRLSAEESALVAGLFDKLRKEYCNRQTFNDDLLVRLYLNVLLIETERIFLSQQNDSDPYLPRKEQLVASFKNLVTRHFQEYKQVSDYAKLLFVNPHHLNDTVKEITGSPASSFIHRQLITEAKAQLIQGTETIAGIAGYLNFADQSYFCRFFKKQTGVTPLQYRNGHRHHGV